One Natranaerovirga hydrolytica genomic region harbors:
- a CDS encoding TRAP transporter large permease — protein sequence MILILGFIILLILGVPIGITIGLATIIGFVGSGISLQTAVQNMFSGVNSFTLMAIPFFVFAGDIMLKGGASKRLVDFANKLLGWITGGLPITAIISSMFFAALSGSSPATVASVGGIMIPNLIDNKYPKRFSVGLLCAAGSLGIIIPPSITMMTYGVVAEESISDLFIAAILPGLFIGLTLMVFSYIYSRKHRQEKSEFPKLMEVLKAFGKAFFSILMPVIVLGGIYFGFATPTEAAAVAIIYSLLISVFVYREIKFKDILTISKKSVVTSAMIMFVIANSKIFSWYLTFEQVPVRIAENILSIGSSPIVILLVINLFLLLVGMVMDPSAAVLILTPLLLPIVVNIGVDPIHFGVIMIVNLALGMLTPPFGLNLFVASGISKMPISGVIRGTLPFVAILIFTLLVITFVPQLSLMLIS from the coding sequence ATGATATTAATACTTGGTTTTATTATATTACTTATATTAGGTGTTCCAATTGGTATTACAATAGGATTAGCCACCATTATTGGTTTTGTTGGCAGTGGCATCAGTTTGCAAACAGCTGTGCAAAATATGTTCTCTGGTGTTAATTCATTTACATTAATGGCTATTCCGTTTTTCGTATTTGCAGGAGATATTATGTTAAAAGGTGGGGCGTCTAAGAGACTTGTTGATTTTGCCAATAAGTTATTAGGTTGGATTACCGGTGGTTTACCAATTACTGCAATTATATCTTCTATGTTTTTTGCTGCATTATCAGGTTCTAGCCCTGCTACAGTAGCGAGTGTTGGTGGGATTATGATACCCAATTTAATAGACAACAAATACCCAAAAAGGTTTAGTGTAGGATTGCTCTGTGCAGCAGGTTCATTAGGTATTATTATACCACCGAGTATAACCATGATGACTTATGGTGTGGTGGCAGAAGAGTCCATTAGTGATCTGTTTATAGCAGCCATTTTGCCAGGACTATTTATTGGGTTAACACTGATGGTCTTTAGTTACATTTATTCAAGAAAACATAGACAAGAAAAAAGTGAGTTTCCTAAGTTAATGGAAGTACTTAAAGCCTTTGGTAAAGCTTTCTTTAGTATATTAATGCCCGTTATTGTTCTTGGAGGAATCTATTTTGGATTTGCAACACCAACGGAAGCTGCAGCTGTTGCGATCATTTACAGTTTGCTTATCTCCGTATTTGTTTACAGAGAAATAAAATTCAAGGATATATTAACCATTTCAAAAAAATCTGTTGTAACCTCAGCAATGATTATGTTTGTTATTGCCAACTCCAAAATTTTTAGTTGGTACTTAACGTTTGAACAAGTGCCAGTTCGAATTGCGGAAAATATATTAAGCATTGGTAGTTCACCAATTGTCATATTACTGGTTATCAACTTATTTTTATTATTGGTAGGAATGGTTATGGATCCAAGTGCAGCCGTATTAATCTTAACACCATTATTATTACCAATTGTGGTTAATATCGGTGTAGATCCGATTCATTTTGGTGTTATAATGATTGTTAACTTAGCACTGGGTATGTTGACACCGCCTTTTGGGCTCAATCTCTTTGTGGCATCAGGGATTAGTAAAATGCCCATTTCAGGAGTTATTCGAGGGACGTTACCATTTGTGGCAATACTAATCTTCACTTTATTAGTCATTACATTTGTACCACAATTATCATTAATGCTGATTTCATAA
- a CDS encoding oxidoreductase has product MANGTYKSKGNFSYKSLEALQEDIDKLDLGLKLSSNFDVFKNKITIGEHTIPNALATHPMEGGDSDSIGSPTDLTTRKYENMAKGGSGLIWIEAVSISEEGRSNDKQLWLKEDNWQEFKKLNDLIKASAKEAFGDDFEPITIIQLNHSGRYCKVNGKPNPIIATHKKPLDDRLGITEDYETVTDEYLDELIEKFIVAARLSKKAGFDGVDVKACHGYLLGELLSAYNREGKYGGSFENRTKIIKDIVQRIKEDQDCQGLLIAARLNVYDALPYPHGFGVSKDGSLDVDLEEPKKLIQMLSEEGVKLISLTMGNPYFIPHINKPYDMGKYTPEEEVIFSCNRLIEKVGTLQKAFPDVHLVGVGYSWFRQLAPYVAAGSLENNMCRIVGFGRESISYPDFAKDILDKGEMVSNKVCISCSKCSEMKAKIGTCGCVIRDADVYMPIYKAMNQ; this is encoded by the coding sequence TTGGCAAATGGTACATATAAAAGCAAGGGGAATTTTAGTTACAAAAGCTTAGAAGCATTACAAGAGGATATTGATAAACTCGACTTAGGTCTTAAACTATCTTCCAACTTTGATGTATTTAAGAACAAGATTACCATTGGAGAGCATACCATACCCAATGCATTAGCAACACATCCAATGGAAGGTGGCGATTCTGATAGCATAGGCAGTCCCACAGATTTAACCACTAGAAAATATGAAAATATGGCAAAAGGTGGTTCTGGATTAATCTGGATAGAAGCCGTTAGTATTAGTGAAGAAGGTCGATCTAACGATAAGCAATTATGGTTAAAAGAAGATAACTGGCAAGAGTTTAAAAAACTAAATGATTTAATAAAAGCTTCGGCAAAAGAAGCTTTTGGTGATGATTTTGAACCCATAACCATTATTCAATTAAATCATTCAGGAAGGTATTGTAAAGTTAACGGAAAGCCTAATCCAATTATCGCAACCCATAAAAAACCCTTAGATGATCGTTTAGGCATAACAGAAGATTATGAAACAGTAACCGATGAATACTTAGATGAATTAATAGAGAAATTTATTGTAGCTGCAAGGCTAAGTAAAAAAGCTGGGTTTGATGGTGTAGATGTAAAAGCCTGTCATGGTTATTTGCTAGGAGAGTTGCTATCGGCATATAACAGAGAAGGTAAATATGGTGGGAGCTTTGAAAATCGAACCAAGATTATAAAAGACATTGTTCAAAGAATAAAAGAAGATCAAGATTGCCAAGGGTTATTGATAGCAGCCCGTTTAAATGTATACGACGCTTTACCTTACCCTCATGGATTTGGAGTTTCTAAAGATGGCAGCTTAGATGTTGACTTAGAAGAACCTAAAAAATTAATTCAAATGCTATCGGAGGAAGGTGTTAAACTCATTAGTTTAACAATGGGAAATCCTTACTTTATACCTCATATTAATAAGCCTTATGATATGGGTAAGTACACACCTGAAGAGGAAGTTATATTCAGTTGTAATCGTTTAATAGAAAAAGTAGGTACGTTACAAAAAGCATTTCCAGATGTTCATCTAGTAGGGGTAGGTTACAGTTGGTTTAGACAGTTAGCGCCTTATGTGGCAGCAGGAAGTCTAGAAAATAATATGTGTCGCATTGTTGGTTTTGGAAGAGAAAGTATTTCTTATCCAGACTTTGCAAAAGACATTTTAGATAAAGGTGAAATGGTATCCAATAAAGTTTGTATTTCTTGTAGCAAATGCAGTGAAATGAAAGCAAAAATAGGTACTTGTGGCTGTGTGATAAGAGATGCAGATGTGTATATGCCTATATACAAAGCAATGAATCAATAG
- a CDS encoding LytR/AlgR family response regulator transcription factor: MNLIVISDKADNFVAIKSISKENNYKEILYYEKSIEDLLYSLEKNSEINLFIISFDSEQVCSDIAVLIRSINKFYFTPIIIINSKIHNMFQVYRRTHCFDYFSSPYDKRLKVILEKKTKNEKINLINKSQKKIIELEEILYVECLNRRIFIQTFNERIEYKCMTLKKFGENLSEDFLRIHQSIMVNKKYITRIDKRRNVLYLKNAVDLPIGRSFKSVF, encoded by the coding sequence ATGAATCTTATAGTAATAAGTGATAAAGCAGACAATTTTGTCGCAATAAAAAGTATATCGAAAGAAAATAATTATAAAGAGATTCTTTACTATGAAAAATCAATAGAAGATTTGCTTTATTCATTAGAAAAAAATAGTGAAATCAACTTATTTATAATTTCTTTTGACTCAGAACAAGTATGTAGTGATATAGCAGTTCTGATTAGAAGCATTAATAAATTTTATTTTACTCCAATCATTATAATTAATAGTAAAATTCATAATATGTTTCAAGTATATAGACGAACTCACTGTTTTGACTATTTTAGTTCTCCCTATGATAAAAGACTGAAGGTTATACTTGAAAAGAAGACAAAAAATGAAAAAATAAATTTAATCAATAAAAGCCAAAAAAAAATTATAGAGCTTGAAGAAATTTTATATGTTGAGTGTTTGAATAGAAGAATATTTATACAAACCTTTAATGAACGTATTGAATATAAATGTATGACATTAAAAAAATTTGGCGAAAATTTATCCGAGGATTTTTTAAGAATCCATCAATCCATAATGGTAAACAAGAAATATATAACTAGAATAGATAAACGAAGAAATGTTTTGTATTTAAAAAATGCGGTAGATCTACCGATCGGCAGGTCATTTAAAAGTGTATTTTGA
- a CDS encoding cob(I)yrinic acid a,c-diamide adenosyltransferase has translation MKSFSDNHLKKKKDYKVKVQQAIETVKEMVHNGECDFFILDEILGPINNEMITVEQVPMLIQMKIIETYYV, from the coding sequence ATAAAAAGTTTTTCTGACAACCATCTCAAGAAAAAGAAAGACTATAAAGTAAAAGTACAACAAGCAATTGAAACGGTAAAAGAAATGGTACACAATGGTGAGTGCGATTTCTTTATATTAGATGAAATACTAGGTCCTATAAACAATGAAATGATAACGGTAGAACAAGTTCCTATGTTAATACAAATGAAGATAATTGAAACATATTATGTATAA
- a CDS encoding AraC family transcriptional regulator, giving the protein MDNYQNIDMNFITISSTRDCLKDHYHNGYELIFITEGQSNFVINNSSYDFCKNSFVFINNVEKHKMYPLETPYSRYMVIIDTDYLDSIIQEPALLSIFKIRPEAFKHGFKIQDKDVEKVKTLLNQLLLIYSEKRAFWHIEYIATFTSLLLLIYRQYSTNFPIMTIRKAEQRIFDIQKYIDHHFKSDITLDSIASNFYMDKYYLAHTFKDITGFTIKQYILLKRVSFAKNQLFYTDKNITNIAIDSGFNSQSNFIRLFKKKEAITPLQFRKRYRKG; this is encoded by the coding sequence ATGGATAATTACCAAAACATAGATATGAATTTTATTACCATTTCTTCTACTAGAGATTGTTTGAAAGACCATTATCATAATGGCTATGAGCTAATCTTTATAACGGAAGGGCAGTCAAACTTTGTCATTAACAATTCAAGTTATGACTTTTGCAAGAATAGTTTTGTTTTTATTAATAATGTAGAGAAGCATAAGATGTATCCTTTAGAAACCCCTTATTCAAGGTATATGGTGATTATAGATACGGATTATTTAGACAGTATTATACAAGAACCTGCTTTGCTTTCCATTTTTAAAATTCGTCCTGAAGCTTTTAAGCATGGCTTTAAAATTCAAGACAAAGATGTGGAAAAAGTAAAGACACTACTGAACCAATTGCTTTTAATTTATAGTGAAAAAAGAGCCTTTTGGCATATTGAATACATAGCAACTTTTACTTCTTTATTGCTGTTAATCTACAGGCAATACTCTACTAACTTTCCAATAATGACCATACGCAAGGCAGAACAAAGAATTTTTGATATTCAAAAATACATAGATCACCATTTTAAGTCCGATATTACTTTAGATTCAATTGCATCAAATTTTTATATGGATAAATACTATTTGGCACATACTTTTAAAGACATTACTGGATTTACCATTAAACAGTACATTTTGTTAAAAAGGGTGTCTTTTGCTAAAAACCAACTTTTTTATACCGATAAAAACATTACCAATATTGCTATTGATTCGGGCTTTAATAGTCAAAGTAATTTTATTCGATTGTTTAAAAAGAAGGAAGCCATTACACCTTTACAATTTAGAAAGCGGTATCGCAAGGGATAA
- a CDS encoding FAD-dependent oxidoreductase: protein MKDISGHIQIKDMKLNVYEYNTIIIGSGAASLNAADTLYKLGQRDIALITEGMNRGTSRNTGSDKQTYYKQSTTIKDEDSPLKMAQTLYNGGGMHGDIALVEAALSLKGFYNLINIGVPFPHDEYGQYVGYKTDHDENSRASSVGPLTSKYMTEKLEEQVKKNQTDIFDQFLVIGILKDEENEEAIGILAVDKKNIDHNYGLTVFNCTNIIFGTGGPASTYYRSVYPKRQSGSTGIALEAGVKGHNFTEWQYGIASIKFRWNLSGTYQQVIPRYISTDEAMEDEKEFLEDYFDNPTDLLNAVFLKGYQWPFDPRKLLNNGSSIIDLLIYIETQIKGRRVFMDFRKNPSCADKDGVFNFSLLGKEAYEYLSNSNALLDLPINRLIKMNPLAIQLYKDHQIDLETEPLEIDVCAQHQNGGLVGNTWWESNVKHFFPVGEVNGTLGVYRPGGTALNSTQVGSYRAAEYIANIYTQKPLMINEFEEKVSNQLHQKLDFIQGIQLDESNTFDLIQFQESLQMKMSKYGAFIREISSIDKTIKELNETFNHLNELIQIKTIKELPTVFNIYDMIITQITLLNAIKAYIDQGGDSRGSYLVHHKEGQYILDYEGLKVQYALENTMEDKICEVQVKKGGKGLEVYQNWNQVRPIPNYDSWFENVWHSYRENKIYS, encoded by the coding sequence ATGAAAGACATTAGTGGACACATTCAGATTAAAGATATGAAGCTTAATGTGTATGAATACAACACAATTATTATAGGTTCAGGAGCAGCCAGTTTAAATGCTGCCGATACATTGTATAAATTAGGGCAAAGGGATATTGCTTTAATAACAGAAGGAATGAATAGAGGAACATCGAGAAATACAGGGTCGGATAAGCAGACCTATTATAAACAGTCTACGACCATAAAGGATGAAGACAGTCCTTTGAAAATGGCACAAACACTGTATAATGGCGGAGGGATGCATGGTGATATTGCGTTAGTAGAAGCGGCATTATCCTTGAAAGGCTTTTATAACTTAATTAATATTGGTGTTCCTTTTCCCCACGATGAATATGGTCAATATGTAGGTTATAAAACGGACCATGATGAAAATAGCAGAGCCAGTTCAGTCGGACCTTTAACATCAAAGTATATGACTGAAAAACTAGAAGAACAGGTCAAGAAAAATCAAACAGATATTTTTGATCAATTTTTAGTAATCGGTATATTAAAGGATGAAGAAAATGAAGAAGCCATTGGTATTCTAGCTGTAGATAAGAAAAATATAGATCATAATTATGGCTTAACAGTATTTAACTGCACAAATATTATCTTTGGAACAGGTGGACCAGCTTCGACGTATTACCGTTCTGTTTACCCCAAAAGGCAAAGTGGTTCTACAGGAATCGCACTAGAAGCTGGGGTTAAAGGACACAACTTTACAGAATGGCAGTATGGCATTGCTTCAATAAAATTCAGATGGAATTTATCAGGAACTTATCAGCAAGTGATTCCAAGGTATATATCTACTGATGAAGCTATGGAAGATGAAAAAGAGTTTTTAGAAGATTATTTTGACAATCCAACAGATTTATTAAACGCAGTCTTCTTGAAAGGTTATCAATGGCCATTTGATCCTCGTAAACTCTTAAATAATGGGTCCTCCATTATAGACTTATTAATATACATTGAAACTCAAATTAAAGGCAGACGTGTGTTTATGGATTTTAGGAAAAATCCAAGCTGTGCAGATAAAGATGGCGTGTTTAATTTTAGTTTACTAGGAAAAGAAGCTTATGAGTATTTATCAAATTCCAATGCATTATTGGATTTACCAATCAATCGATTGATAAAGATGAATCCACTGGCTATTCAACTGTATAAGGATCATCAAATTGATTTGGAGACAGAGCCATTAGAAATAGACGTTTGTGCACAACATCAAAATGGTGGCTTAGTGGGTAATACTTGGTGGGAAAGCAATGTTAAACACTTCTTTCCAGTAGGGGAAGTGAATGGTACATTAGGTGTTTACCGACCAGGAGGAACAGCTTTAAATTCTACTCAAGTGGGTAGTTATAGAGCAGCAGAATACATCGCCAATATATATACACAAAAACCATTGATGATTAATGAATTTGAAGAAAAAGTAAGTAATCAATTGCATCAAAAACTTGACTTCATTCAAGGGATACAATTAGATGAAAGTAACACTTTTGATTTAATCCAATTTCAAGAATCATTACAAATGAAAATGTCAAAATATGGTGCGTTTATTAGAGAAATATCCTCAATAGATAAGACCATTAAAGAATTAAATGAAACGTTTAATCATCTAAATGAGTTAATACAAATAAAAACCATAAAAGAATTACCCACTGTTTTTAACATCTATGATATGATAATCACTCAAATCACTTTATTAAATGCAATAAAAGCATATATCGATCAAGGTGGCGATAGCAGAGGTTCATACTTGGTTCATCACAAAGAAGGTCAATACATTTTAGATTATGAAGGTTTAAAAGTACAATATGCTTTAGAAAATACAATGGAAGATAAAATTTGTGAGGTTCAAGTCAAAAAAGGAGGGAAAGGTTTAGAAGTTTATCAGAATTGGAATCAGGTTAGACCCATACCTAATTATGATTCATGGTTTGAAAATGTGTGGCATAGTTACAGAGAAAATAAAATTTATTCCTAG
- a CDS encoding glycoside hydrolase family 43 protein: protein MDKNKLLWQADLENGYYKNPILFTDYSDPDVIRVGDTFFMTASSFNCVPGLPVLVSKDLVSWEICNYGVTHLPFETYDSPAHGKGIWAPSIRYHHNKYWIFVGMPDEGIFMTHTEDPFGEWCPLICIWSGKGFIDPCPFWDEDGKAYIVHAYAKSRIGFQSKLGLLPMSQDGTKCIGEDRFIFDGSKTQPTIEGPKVYKRGKYYYIFAPAGGVATGWQTVLRSTSIYGPYEEKIVMHQGSTEVNGPHQGGLVDTPNQEEWFVHFQDKGVYGRIVHLQPVRWKNDWPIIGENPNEESIGKPVLKYKKPSGCQAVEPTEPETSDDFQEGRLGLSWQWLANPKENYYSMNERKGYLRLYAVNPNNIANDVLYNCGNVLTQKIAAPDFEMVTKIDVSQLKVGTKSGVTVFGMSYAYVAIIKKEEDVYLQYVTSQGKDEDIKENLQWEKKIQLDQDANIWFKINFNKTEKCQFSTSVDGVKYNQTTDYFTPSQGKWVGAKIGLFALNEKLTNSESYIDVEYVKFMRDELELCNV from the coding sequence ATGGATAAAAATAAATTGCTATGGCAAGCAGATTTAGAAAATGGTTATTATAAAAACCCAATATTATTTACAGACTACTCTGACCCAGATGTCATTCGAGTAGGAGATACATTTTTTATGACAGCATCTAGCTTTAACTGTGTCCCAGGGTTACCTGTTTTAGTATCTAAAGACTTGGTAAGCTGGGAGATATGCAATTATGGCGTAACGCACCTTCCCTTTGAAACATATGATAGCCCAGCACATGGTAAAGGTATATGGGCACCCAGTATAAGATACCATCATAATAAATATTGGATATTTGTAGGTATGCCAGATGAAGGTATCTTTATGACCCATACAGAAGATCCATTTGGTGAGTGGTGTCCATTAATATGCATTTGGTCAGGCAAAGGTTTTATTGATCCTTGTCCTTTTTGGGATGAGGACGGTAAAGCTTATATTGTTCATGCCTACGCCAAAAGTCGTATAGGCTTTCAAAGTAAATTGGGTTTATTACCTATGTCACAAGATGGGACAAAATGCATCGGTGAAGATCGATTTATATTTGATGGCAGTAAAACACAGCCAACAATAGAAGGACCTAAAGTATATAAAAGAGGCAAATATTATTACATATTTGCACCAGCTGGAGGTGTAGCAACAGGTTGGCAAACGGTATTGCGTTCAACAAGTATCTATGGACCTTATGAAGAAAAAATCGTAATGCATCAAGGCAGTACTGAAGTGAATGGACCACATCAAGGCGGATTAGTGGATACACCCAATCAAGAAGAATGGTTTGTGCATTTTCAAGATAAAGGTGTCTATGGAAGAATTGTACACCTACAGCCTGTTAGGTGGAAAAATGATTGGCCAATTATAGGCGAAAATCCTAATGAAGAAAGCATTGGAAAACCTGTATTAAAGTATAAGAAGCCTTCAGGCTGTCAAGCAGTCGAACCTACAGAACCAGAAACAAGTGATGATTTTCAAGAAGGAAGATTGGGTTTGTCTTGGCAATGGTTAGCCAATCCAAAAGAGAACTATTATTCAATGAATGAAAGAAAGGGATATTTGCGTTTGTATGCTGTTAATCCCAACAATATAGCCAATGATGTCTTATACAATTGTGGCAATGTTCTAACTCAAAAAATTGCAGCACCTGATTTTGAGATGGTGACAAAAATAGATGTCTCTCAATTAAAAGTAGGGACAAAATCAGGTGTAACGGTATTTGGCATGTCATACGCTTACGTGGCAATTATTAAAAAAGAAGAAGACGTATATTTGCAATATGTCACGTCACAAGGAAAGGACGAGGACATAAAAGAAAATTTACAATGGGAAAAGAAAATACAATTAGATCAAGATGCCAATATATGGTTTAAAATAAACTTTAATAAAACGGAAAAATGTCAATTCAGCACAAGTGTAGATGGGGTAAAATATAATCAAACAACAGATTACTTCACGCCATCACAAGGTAAATGGGTAGGTGCAAAGATTGGATTATTTGCCCTGAATGAAAAACTTACAAATTCAGAGAGTTATATAGATGTTGAATATGTAAAGTTTATGAGGGATGAATTGGAGCTATGTAATGTGTAA
- a CDS encoding TRAP transporter small permease: MKKIINYLNRSEEVVASMLLILASLLVFVQAVFRYQFNYSLAWAEEIAQMMIAWFIFIGSSIAVRENAHINMDALVTLISGKAKHILSIIVDLINITFCLIIVIAGIGMISSAIAMGARATSIRIPLYIPYASVPVGVFLMLIRYVYNVVIKIKDLMTGNIAENEVEE; the protein is encoded by the coding sequence ATGAAAAAAATAATCAATTATTTAAATAGAAGTGAAGAAGTTGTTGCCTCAATGCTATTAATCTTAGCTTCTTTATTGGTATTTGTCCAAGCTGTATTTAGATATCAGTTTAATTATTCCCTTGCTTGGGCAGAAGAAATTGCGCAAATGATGATTGCGTGGTTTATATTTATAGGAAGCAGTATAGCCGTAAGAGAAAATGCACATATCAATATGGATGCTTTGGTAACTTTAATATCAGGTAAAGCAAAACATATATTGAGTATCATCGTGGATTTAATTAATATTACATTTTGTTTGATTATTGTTATTGCTGGAATTGGAATGATTAGTTCTGCAATTGCTATGGGCGCTAGAGCAACATCTATTAGAATACCCCTTTATATTCCTTATGCTTCAGTACCAGTGGGTGTATTCTTAATGTTGATTCGATATGTTTATAACGTTGTAATAAAGATAAAGGACTTAATGACTGGCAATATAGCAGAAAATGAGGTGGAAGAATGA
- a CDS encoding TRAP transporter substrate-binding protein codes for MKLKEFKKSFISIVVLLSMVLFFAGCNGETETSGADTDEVYQLSFAHVVRPTTPKGAAAEMFKEVIEERSEGRITVRVYPDSQMGNDQEINEQILRGTLDMNAPLLSTITSFAEEFELFDLPYLFTTHEGAYDALHGDVGEALNEYLEDNGFVGLGYWSGGFKQITNSVRPIETVEDMDGLRIRVSQSPLLVTQFRAVGAGGISVPFSELYSALQSGTVDGQDNPFSNIASRNFYEVQDYMTITDHGFMGYPFIMNKDTFNTLPSDLQDLVIEVAAEVTQWQWEEAQRADEKYLEEIIDSGMTISEFNEAEKANFRQATQAAYDSFLQKENGEELLNLVEQYTN; via the coding sequence ATGAAATTAAAAGAATTTAAAAAGAGTTTTATAAGTATTGTAGTATTGTTATCAATGGTTTTATTTTTTGCAGGTTGTAACGGTGAAACTGAAACATCAGGAGCAGATACCGATGAGGTTTATCAATTAAGTTTTGCTCACGTGGTTAGACCAACGACACCAAAAGGTGCAGCTGCAGAAATGTTTAAAGAGGTTATTGAAGAAAGAAGTGAAGGCAGAATTACTGTAAGAGTCTATCCAGATTCACAAATGGGTAATGACCAAGAAATTAATGAACAAATATTAAGAGGGACATTAGATATGAATGCACCTTTATTATCAACCATAACATCTTTTGCAGAAGAGTTTGAACTCTTTGATTTACCTTATCTATTTACGACACACGAAGGCGCTTACGATGCATTGCACGGTGATGTAGGAGAAGCATTAAATGAGTATTTAGAAGACAATGGTTTTGTAGGGCTTGGGTATTGGTCAGGTGGTTTTAAACAAATCACTAACTCAGTTAGACCAATAGAAACAGTAGAAGATATGGATGGATTAAGAATTAGAGTGAGTCAAAGTCCATTGTTGGTTACACAGTTTAGAGCAGTAGGTGCAGGCGGAATATCCGTACCATTTAGTGAACTATACTCCGCATTACAATCAGGAACAGTTGATGGGCAAGATAATCCATTTTCTAATATTGCAAGTAGAAACTTTTATGAAGTACAAGATTATATGACCATTACAGATCATGGTTTTATGGGATATCCATTTATTATGAATAAAGACACATTTAATACGTTGCCATCTGACTTACAAGATTTAGTTATTGAAGTAGCAGCAGAGGTTACACAGTGGCAATGGGAAGAAGCTCAGAGAGCAGATGAGAAGTATTTAGAAGAGATTATTGACTCTGGCATGACCATTAGCGAATTTAATGAAGCAGAAAAAGCAAACTTTAGACAAGCAACACAAGCAGCTTATGATAGCTTTTTACAAAAAGAAAATGGAGAAGAATTACTTAATTTAGTAGAACAATATACCAACTAA
- a CDS encoding 3-ketoacyl-ACP reductase translates to MTKVALVTGGTRGIGFGIVETLYDEGFLVACLGRKLNPTIETLIKKSKGNVKFIEADIGSIESINTAVNKVVETFGRIDLLVNNAGVAPKERNDILKTTPESFDFVLDINLKGTYFMTQAVANVMINQTYDVFIPKIINVSSLSAYASSTNRGEYCISKAGIGMVTTLFADRLAEYGILVYEIRPGVIKTDMTEKVSEKYDKQIENGLFPIKRWGYPEDIAGVVSLLSSPKMRYSTGDIINVDGGYHIRRL, encoded by the coding sequence ATGACAAAAGTTGCTCTTGTCACAGGTGGAACAAGAGGGATTGGTTTTGGTATAGTAGAAACGTTATACGATGAAGGTTTTTTAGTGGCTTGTTTAGGAAGAAAGTTAAATCCTACAATAGAAACATTAATAAAAAAATCAAAGGGTAACGTCAAGTTTATAGAAGCAGATATTGGTTCTATAGAATCCATTAATACAGCAGTTAATAAAGTGGTAGAAACATTTGGAAGAATAGATTTACTGGTTAATAACGCAGGAGTAGCGCCAAAGGAAAGAAATGATATACTTAAAACCACACCAGAAAGCTTTGATTTTGTTTTGGATATTAATTTAAAAGGGACTTACTTTATGACTCAGGCAGTTGCCAACGTAATGATCAATCAAACATACGATGTATTTATACCTAAGATAATTAATGTATCATCGCTTTCGGCATATGCTTCGTCAACCAATCGAGGCGAATATTGTATCTCAAAAGCAGGAATAGGTATGGTAACCACTCTTTTTGCAGATCGGCTAGCAGAGTATGGTATATTGGTATATGAAATACGACCAGGTGTTATAAAAACAGATATGACCGAAAAAGTTAGTGAAAAATATGATAAGCAAATTGAAAATGGATTATTTCCAATCAAAAGATGGGGCTACCCAGAAGACATTGCAGGTGTGGTTAGTTTATTAAGTTCTCCAAAGATGCGTTATTCAACAGGCGATATTATAAATGTTGATGGAGGCTATCACATAAGGAGGCTATAA